The sequence below is a genomic window from Patescibacteria group bacterium.
ATATTGCTTATTTACTTCTAAATCATCTACCAACGATGGAAATTTCTTTAGCAGTTTTTTGAAATCGCGTGTGAATTTTTCTGTTTCATCATAATTCATCATCATATTGTCTTACGGAAAATTCATCGGTGCGAGAAAAAACAGCTTCATAGTTAATCGGCTGTAAATCATCTGCACCAATCCACGGAACATCTTTATGTGAATAATCACGCATTTTTATTGCGTTAAAATCCTTAAATCGTTCAATTTCCCAATCAATTAATTCTTTTTCTTGAGCTGAAAAATTTGAAAGATCAGCAGACCTTCGTGGTAAATATTTTTTTTGTTCATGTTGGAAATATTTTTTGGTAACACGAGTCAAATCGCCGTCTTGTTCCATTTGTGCGACAATTTCGGGAAAAGCAACAGGAGTTGGTCCAAAATGATTTTTTATATATTTCGCGCCAATTAACTGTTCTTCAAATTTTTCATAAAAATCAAAATCTATAAAGTATATTAGTTTACATACTACCGCCTCGCCGATATTCGGTCGTGCGCCAATGCGTTCCAAAATATATAAAAGCACTTCTTTGAATTTTTCTACTTTT
It includes:
- a CDS encoding DUF4065 domain-containing protein, translated to MTTFIKKLRQEHDISQEFLAEKIGVSRPTYAQIESGARDMSVKEAQKLAQFFGLSLENFLAGKKIPESKVELEKSKKPKIQKFETRVSVPQEKVEKFKEVLLYILERIGARPNIGEAVVCKLIYFIDFDFYEKFEEQLIGAKYIKNHFGPTPVAFPEIVAQMEQDGDLTRVTKKYFQHEQKKYLPRRSADLSNFSAQEKELIDWEIERFKDFNAIKMRDYSHKDVPWIGADDLQPINYEAVFSRTDEFSVRQYDDEL